From a single Miscanthus floridulus cultivar M001 chromosome 8, ASM1932011v1, whole genome shotgun sequence genomic region:
- the LOC136470165 gene encoding uncharacterized protein yields the protein MDGGSDLNIMYAKTLEKMGVDQTKLCPIRAPFHGVMPGRQAVPLGQIDLPITFGDQSNYKTKTLTFDVVGFPKTFHAILECPCYTKFMAIPNYTYLKLKMPSPHGVITVGTSFRHAYECAVECCGHATVVIAFEELTTLREEVIEEALDTKRSSGSFESVEGSKEVFVDPSSSEGKKVHIRTALSSK from the coding sequence atggacggaggcagcgacctcaacatcatgtacgccaagacactcGAAAAGATGGGCGTTGACCAAACAAAGCTCtgccccatccgagcacctttccatggcgtcatgcCCGGTAGACAGGCCGTACCGCtggggcagattgatctgcccatcactttcggggatcagtccaattacaagactaagaccctcaccttcgacgtggtagggttccccaaaaccttccacgccatcctcgaATGTCCATGCtacacaaagttcatggccatccccaactatacatacctcaagctaaagatgccgagcccccatggggtcatcaccgtcggcacctccttccgtcATGCTTACGAGTGCGCAGTCGAATGCTGCGGCCATGCCACAGTAGTCATCGCCTTTGAAGAActcaccaccctcagggaggaggtcattgaagaagcACTAGACACAAAGAGGTCATCTGGATCCTTCGAATCAGTGGAAGGGTCCAAGGAGGTCTTCGTGGACcctagcagctccgagggcaaaaaagtccacaTCAGAACtgcgctctcctccaaatag